In Holophagales bacterium, one DNA window encodes the following:
- the coaD gene encoding pantetheine-phosphate adenylyltransferase: MNRQTRRIAVYPGSFDPVHNGHLDLIERCRPMFDEVVVAVLRNEEKRPLFTLDERVAMIADLVADKPWCRVESFSGLLVDFMEKIGAQAVVRGLRAVSDFEYEFQMALMNRRLNPRVETVFMMPREDFIYLSSRLVKEVFALGGELSGLVPAPVLDRLRERVARG; this comes from the coding sequence ATGAACCGGCAGACGCGCCGCATCGCCGTCTACCCGGGTTCGTTCGACCCGGTGCACAACGGTCATCTCGATCTGATCGAGCGCTGCCGCCCGATGTTCGACGAGGTGGTTGTCGCCGTGTTGCGCAACGAAGAGAAGCGCCCGCTCTTCACTCTCGACGAGCGGGTCGCGATGATCGCCGATCTGGTGGCCGACAAGCCGTGGTGCCGGGTCGAGAGCTTCTCCGGGCTGCTCGTCGACTTCATGGAGAAGATCGGCGCCCAGGCGGTGGTGCGCGGCCTGCGCGCCGTCTCGGACTTCGAGTACGAATTCCAGATGGCGTTGATGAACCGGCGCCTGAATCCGCGGGTGGAGACCGTTTTCATGATGCCGCGCGAGGATTTCATCTATCTCTCGAGCCGGCTGGTCAAGGAGGTCTTCGCGCTCGGGGGAGAGCTCTCCGGGCTCGTGCCGGCGCCCGTTCTCGATCGACTGCGCGAGCGGGTCGCCCGAGGATGA
- the add gene encoding adenosine deaminase codes for MSGASNGIAAFLRELPKAEIHVHLEGAIAPSTLLALARRHGVALPADDEAGLTDWFRFRDFEHFVQVYLACSRCLRDPEDFARLVRDFLLAQAARGIVYCEAHFTISTHVANGAKAGEVLDAVAVAIAAGEEETGVRLRLIPDIVRNVGVPPADLTLEWALAGARRGIVAALGLAGSEARFSCEPFAPHFAEAERRGLHRVAHAGEHAGPTSVRAALALGAERIGHGVRTVEDPALLAEVVADRVPLELCPTSNLLLGVAPDLRSHPIARLRVAGAELSINSDDPALFAIDLPGELGRLHDELGWSAETLTELALAGFRHAFLPAEEKALWERELRSRARELGERHLGRAIQVSG; via the coding sequence ATGAGCGGCGCCTCGAACGGGATCGCGGCCTTTCTCCGCGAGTTGCCGAAGGCCGAGATCCACGTCCATCTCGAGGGTGCGATCGCCCCGTCGACGCTGCTCGCCCTCGCCCGACGCCACGGCGTCGCGCTGCCGGCCGACGACGAGGCGGGGCTCACGGACTGGTTCCGCTTCCGCGACTTCGAGCATTTCGTCCAGGTCTATCTCGCCTGCTCGCGCTGCCTGCGCGATCCGGAGGACTTCGCGCGTCTGGTGCGCGACTTCCTCCTCGCTCAGGCCGCCCGCGGGATCGTCTACTGCGAGGCGCACTTCACCATCTCGACCCACGTCGCCAACGGTGCGAAAGCGGGCGAGGTGCTCGACGCGGTCGCCGTGGCGATCGCGGCCGGCGAGGAGGAGACCGGAGTGCGCCTCCGGCTGATCCCGGACATCGTGCGCAATGTCGGTGTGCCGCCGGCGGACCTGACGCTCGAGTGGGCGCTCGCCGGCGCGCGGCGCGGCATCGTCGCGGCCCTCGGCCTCGCCGGCAGCGAAGCGCGGTTCTCCTGCGAGCCGTTTGCCCCGCACTTCGCCGAAGCGGAGCGACGCGGCCTGCATCGCGTCGCGCACGCCGGCGAACATGCCGGTCCCACCTCGGTGCGGGCGGCGCTGGCGCTCGGCGCCGAGCGGATCGGCCACGGTGTGCGAACGGTGGAGGATCCGGCCCTGCTCGCCGAGGTCGTCGCCGACCGCGTGCCGCTCGAGCTCTGTCCCACCTCGAACCTGCTGCTCGGAGTGGCGCCCGACCTGCGGAGCCACCCGATCGCGCGACTGCGCGTGGCCGGGGCCGAGCTGTCGATCAACTCCGACGATCCGGCGCTATTCGCCATCGACCTGCCGGGCGAGCTCGGACGCCTCCACGACGAGCTCGGCTGGAGCGCCGAGACGCTGACCGAGCTCGCCCTCGCCGGGTTCCGCCACGCCTTCCTGCCGGCCGAAGAGAAGGCGCTGTGGGAGCGCGAGCTGCGCAGCCGTGCCCGCGAGCTCGGCGAACGCCATCTCGGCCGCGCGATCCAGGTGTCCGGCTGA
- a CDS encoding DUF2071 domain-containing protein: protein MPMILHTVIRDCLYLNWAIPVEAVPALPEPLRVEAHGEGSRREAFVSAVLFRQEELHHELAPFLQLAYPQCNLRLYVRDGDDIASVFFLRMLVPAWVVAGARLVGHQPAMAASLDFPPRGLGADLDAWRWSVAAGSALRLEAQPGAGAPGPGPDLGSWQKAVAYFRERPRGYGLLGGRLRRVEAFHPTVEHAPVRVAVTETSLLAEALPDADPALWLRPHSAFLCPRVPFAFDLGTSVREALPAHLPAPG from the coding sequence GTGCCGATGATCCTCCATACCGTCATCCGCGACTGCCTCTACCTCAACTGGGCGATCCCCGTCGAGGCGGTGCCGGCGTTGCCGGAGCCGCTGCGGGTCGAAGCACACGGCGAGGGGAGCCGTCGAGAGGCGTTCGTCTCGGCGGTGCTCTTCCGACAGGAAGAGCTGCATCACGAGCTCGCGCCCTTCCTCCAACTCGCCTATCCGCAGTGCAACCTGCGGCTCTACGTGCGCGACGGCGACGACATCGCGTCGGTCTTCTTCCTGCGCATGCTGGTGCCGGCCTGGGTGGTGGCCGGGGCGCGCCTCGTCGGCCATCAGCCGGCGATGGCGGCGTCGCTCGACTTCCCGCCGCGCGGTCTCGGCGCCGACCTCGACGCCTGGCGTTGGTCGGTCGCCGCGGGCTCGGCGCTGCGCCTCGAGGCCCAGCCGGGGGCCGGTGCGCCGGGGCCGGGGCCGGATCTTGGCTCGTGGCAGAAGGCGGTGGCCTACTTCCGCGAGCGACCCCGTGGCTATGGGCTGCTCGGCGGCCGGCTGCGCCGGGTCGAGGCGTTCCACCCGACGGTCGAGCACGCCCCGGTTCGTGTCGCGGTGACCGAGACCAGCCTCCTTGCCGAGGCGCTGCCTGACGCCGATCCCGCGCTCTGGCTCCGTCCGCACTCGGCGTTCCTTTGTCCGCGCGTGCCGTTCGCCTTCGATCTCGGGACGTCGGTGCGCGAGGCGTTGCCCGCGCATCTGCCGGCGCCCGGTTGA